In the genome of Streptomyces sp. NBC_00433, the window CCCGCGGGGACGCGTGCCCAGCATGGCCAGCCACCAGGTGCCGTCTGCGGCCTGGACGAGATCGGCGTGGCCGGTGCTCTGGATCGGCAGGTCGGTGCTGCGATGGCTCAGGAAGGGGTTCGACGGGCACGGTTCGAACGGCCCGCGGACCGAGCGGCCACGGGCGATGGAGACGGCATGCCCGTCGCCCGTACCCCCCTCGGAGACCAGCAGGTACCACCAGCCGTCGATTCGGTAGAGATGCGGCGCCTCCGGATACTGCCCCCCGGATCCGGACCACATCGGCCAGGGGCCCTCCAGCACCGCGCCGGTCGAGGGGTCGATGCGGGCCATCCGGACACCGGAGAACACACACCAGCACACGCCCTCCTCGTCCCAGACCAGGTCGGGGTCAACACCTGGCAAATCACAAGGGACGGGATCGGACCACGGACCCTCCGGCCGCTCGCTGGTGAAGATCAGATGCCCGGCGGGAACTCCGCCGGCACCCACCCGTGTCGTGATCACATGGAACAGACCGTCATGATGCCGGATCGTCGGCGCGTAGATACCACGGGAGGACGGTGTGTGATCCGGCAGGTCCAGCTGGCCCGCCCGGTCCAGCACGTTGCCGATCTGGCGCCAGTGGACCAGGTCGCGGCTGTGGGACACAGGTAGTCCCGGGAAATACTCAAAACTCGAACTCACAGCGTAGTAGTCATCGCCGACCCGGCACACGCTCGGGTCGGGATAGAAACCGCTGATCACCGGATTGTCGTACATCTGCATCTGGAGCAGTCTCTCTCAGGGTCAGTCACCCGGCACCCGACGGGCGCCGGTGGCGCGATGCTCGCGCGCCTCGGACCGTGACGCAATGGCGGGTTGCCGATCAGTTTGAATCCGCCGCTGGTTGCGGTTGCCGTTGCGGTCCCAGATGACAACCGCGGTGCCGGGGCTTGCGGGGGGCGTCTGGTCCAGCGGTCCGAACCATTCGAGAGGTTCGCGCAGCAGTGTCCGTACCGGGCTTCGAGCCGACGACCTCCCGGTGGCCACGTCCTCGGCCACACTGGTCGAGCTGGTCCACCCGCGGATCGACCGCCCGGCTCCGGGATCGAAGCGCTTCGACAATCTACGGCCCGATGTCTTGTCAGTAGCGGGAGTTGGTCCTAACTTCGTTACGTGAAGCGCTTCTGTCTGTGTCGGGTCTCGCGTTCGCACCGCGGTACGGCAGTAGTGAATGTCAGCGCTCACGTAATGCGTTCATCGTCCCTCACCCCACCCCTGAGGACGGTTAGATGCTCTCCCTGTCCCGCGGGCCGGCCCTGACCTCGGCGCTGGCCGGCGTGCTGTGCGCCGCCGGCCTCGCCGCCACTCCCGCGCACGCCGCCGCCGGCGTCACGCTCACCGTCGCTCACACCGGGGCGCAGTTCTCCACCATCCAGTCCGCGGTCAATGCGGTGCCCGACAACTCGGCGACCTTGTACACGATCTCGGTCGCCGCCGGCACCTACGCCGAGTACCTCACCGTCCCCGCCGCCAAGCTGCACCTGACCCTGGCCGGCGCCACCGGCAACCCCGCCGACGTGCGGATCGACGGCTCCCGCTACAACGGCCTGGCCAAGCCCGGCGGCGGGACGTACGGCACCGAGGGTTCGGCGACCGTCCACGTGAAAGCCGACGGCTTCACCGCGCAGCACGTCACCTTCCGCAATCTGTTCAGTCGGCAGGCCAACCCCTCGGTGACCGGCACCCAGGCCGTGGCGCTGGCCATGGAGGGTGACCGGCAGACGTACCTGGACTGCGACTTCTCCGGCCACCAGGACACCCTGCTGTCCTGGAACTCCACCGCGGGCAACAGCCTGCGGCAGTACGTCCGCGGCGGTCAGATCGACGGCGACGTCGACTTCATCTTCGGCAACGGAACCCTGGTCGTGGACCGCTCACACATCAACCTGCTCAGCGACGACGGCTTCACCAGCGGATACCTGGCCGCGCCCGCGACCTACGGCAGCAACCAGTACGGCATCCTGCTCACCGGCGACACCGTGACCAGCACCTTCGCCGCCGGGCGCCTCTACCTGGGCCGCGCCTGGAAGCCCTCGGGCGACAACGTTCCGCAGATGGTCGTCCGCCAGACCGCACTGCCCGCAGCGATCAGGACCACCGGTCCGTGGACCGGGATCTCCGGCGCCACCTGGACGCCGGGCCGCTACGGCGAATACGCCAACACCGGCCCGGGCGCGACCGTCAACTCCGCCCGCCCGCAACTGTCCGCCGCGAACGCCGCCGCCTACACCGCAGCCGCCTACCTCGCCGGCAGCGACGGCTGGAACCCGGCGCAGTAACCGCCCGCAAAAGCCTGGTTCCACGCCGCGGCCGCCGGGCGCGGCTACGACCAGGCCGTGCGCGACCAGGTCTGGGAGACCGTCGAAGCCTTCGGGGCCTACGGATTCTGCCGCGCCCACGCTGTCGCGGTGCCCGCTCTTTCTCTGAACTACACAGTGACCGCCCTGTTCGCTCCTGGTCAGATCCGTAAAATGCTGTCAACTGGCGTTCACGAGTGTCGCCTGGGTGCCATGGTGGTCTCAGAATTATTCATGAGCACCACGCGGAAAAAGAACCCGGAGCCAAACCCCGAACGACAGTCGATTGCCGTGAACTCAACAAGCGAAACATGGGAACGAAGCGGGCTCCGAGTCGGGCTTGCTTTGGTGTCGGCGGCGGTCGGGGGTGCGGCCAAAGCAGTTGTCGATCACTTCCTTAAAGACAGTCAGTGAACGCCGCCAGGGGGGATGGTGACAGGAATAAACCTGAGCCTGATTGCGCTGCCAACTGAATCGGAGGTCCCACCAGGGCCTCACCGTCAACTATTGATAGCCTTGCACGATCTTTATCGGCTAGCTGGATTTCCGAGCACCCGTGAGATCAGCAGGGTGATCGCCCGATCCGAGTTCGCTCGGGACTCCATGTCGCATCAGACCGTCGCCAATATTTTGACCGGCCGCCGTGTTCCGCGATGGCTTAAAGTGGAGGCGTTAGTAGACGGGTTCCTTACTCTCGCGAGACGCGAGACAACACCGTCCGAGATTGACCGCTTCCGGCGACTCTGGGAGTCGACGCACTTTTCCCTGGGGGAACATCCTGCGTCGATCCCTGAGCCTCCGCCCCATCGGGTCCCCCCAGCAGAGACGAGCCAAGAGACTGGCAGCAGTGAGCCGGTAGAACCCAGTTCGTCGAATTCCGAGGCAGCCCCGGGAGAGGGGCAGGTACTACTGGACGCGCCGGTCCATGATGGGAATGCACGTCAAACTATAATTGAACCGGCTAGATGGAACGGTCCCGAGATGTTCGATGTCTCCTTCCTTCCTGGGTTGTATAGCGTCCGAGTGAACCTTCGACACCCCATGGGGAATGAAATTTGGGAGATCATGGACAAAATGCCTACGGAGGCGGGAAAGACTCTATCCCTCCTTCTGATCTCCTGGGCTTACATGGAAGATGAACTGCCTTCGGAGCGGGCCAGGGAAAGAATCAAGAGTGCCCGAATCGATTGGAGTCGGTATGCGCGCCTGTTTGTGGAGCAGCTTCGCAGGTAGCACACCTAATCATCGCTTCTCATCTGCGTCGATGGCGCGAGCGGCAATCTGAGAAAAAATGGGGATTCCTATAAAGGTCGGGCCATTTATGCGCTCTCGGTGTGCCTCGATATGGGCGAGTTTCTCTAGTACGCCGCGACCTGGCGGTGGGCCATGACCGCTGCGGTCCGGGCCCACCCCGACGGCGCCCCGATCACCGCCGACGCCCGGCGCCGCGCCGGCCGCGCCCGCCACCAAGCCGCTCCGTGCGACACCCATCACGGACCGGCCGCCGCACCGGCCGCACCCGATTCGGCAGCGTCTGCGCCGGCGGCCGCGCCCAACAGGACACCGCACCTGGTGGCGCACCGTGTGGATTGGCCTCCAGATCGACGGCATCCCCGTGCGGGTCTGGCACGCCGCAGTCGGCGTATCTCAAGAGCCGGTATCCGGCGGCGCTGCTGGCCGGGCTGCTGGAGCACGACCCGGGGATGTGGCCCAAGCGGGTGGTCATCGCGGACTTCCGGCGCCACGGCGTGCCGGTACTGCCCGTCGACGTCAACCGCTCCGCCGCGCGGTACCGGGTGGAGACGGTCAACGACACGTTCGGGGTGCGCCTGGCGCTGGCCGGGTGGCGCGGCATCACCGACCAGGAGGCGGCGCGGATCGAGGCCGGCCGGCCCTACCAGTCGCTGTCGGACTTCTGGCAGCGCGCCCGACCCTCGCGCCCGCTGGCCGAACGCCTCGCGGAGATCGGCGCGTTGACCGGCCTGCACGAGGCCGCGACGACCCGGCGCGACCTGCTGCTGCAGATCAACGAGCTGCACCGGCAGTCCCGGACCCGCAGTGCCCGGCCCGGCCAGGTGCCGATCGCCGACGGGCCCGTCGGCGGCGGCGAGCCGTCCGGGCTGCCGGAGATGACCGGCCGGGAGATCCTCGGCGCCCAACTGTCCGCCCTCGGCGTGGACGTCGACCAGCACCTGATGGTCCACCACCACCGCCTGCTGCGCGAGATCGGCGCCACCGACGCCGCCCACCTGGCCCGGATGCGGCCCGGGCAGCAGGTCCTCGTCGCAGGCGTGCGCTCTGCCACCCAGACCCCGCCGATCCCCTCGGGGAAGAGGGTGATCTTCCTGACCCCTCGAAGACGGCTCGGGCCTGGTCGACGTCGCCTTGTTCGAGGACTCCCACGAGCAGGTCGCGCACACCGTCTTCCACAGCGGGCTGCTGCTGGTGCGCGGCACCGTCCAGGCCCGCGGCACCCGCCGCACCGTCGTAGGCACGATGGCCTGGAACCTAGAGGAGATCGCCGCCGCCCGCCGCGACCACGGCCCCCAGGCCGCGCTCGACCTGCTCGGTGCCGGCCGGCCGACACCCACCCCGCCCCAGCCCGGCGGCCGCACCCTTGCCAATGGCACCGCCGGCGCCGAACTCCACCCCTACGCCGACCTCCGCCCCGCCGGGACCCGCTCCGCGGACCTCCAGCGCCTCGCCCACCGCTCACCGGGCAATGCCGGATGAGCAGCCGGCAGCACATCGCGCATCTCCACCTGCACGGCGACCTGACCGAGGAACGCTACGCACACGTCCTGGACCTGCTGGCCGGCATCACCCCCACCGTCCACGCGGTCCCACCCGACGCCGTCCAGTGCGACCTGATCGGAGCGGTCCGGTTCTTCGGCAAGGACGCCTTCGCGATCCTGCAGATGGCCCGGATGCGCATCGCCGCCCACATCGACAACATCCAGACCAGCGCGGGCCTCGGCCCCAACCGCATGATCGCCGCCATGGCCGCCGCCGCAGCACCGCCCGGACAGGCCGTCCACGTGGCCGGCGGCCCGGAGAAGGCCACGCTGTGGCTGCGCCCCCGCCCTATCGCCGCGCTGCCCGGCGTCGGCAAGGCCACCTTCAATGTCTTGGACCGGTACGGCGTGCGCACCATCGGCCAGATCGCCGACCTGCCCCCCGCCACACTCCAGCGCATCCTCGCAGCGGCACCGGCACGGCTGCTCGCCGAACGGGCCGCGGACACGACCCCCGCCCGGCCACCGCGACCGAACCCTGCGGGTGCCGATAATTCATCCGCGCAGATCACAGTATTGATCGCCTGCCTGCCTTCCCCGGGGCATGAGCGGCATCATGATCTGTCGTGCTGCTACGCCTGGCCTACCTCACCGCGACCAACGCCTTCGCGTTCCGGCGCCTGCTGACGGTGAGCGACCGTGACAAGGACATCGAGATTCTTACGCTCCGACACCAACTCCTCGTCCTGCAACGCCAGGTCAGCAAACCTGCCTTCACCGACACCGACCGCGCCGTCCTCGCCGGCCTGCTCCACCACCTGCCCAAAGACAAGCTGCGCCATCTACAGCTGCTGGTACACCCCGACACGATCCTGCGCCGGCACCGCAACCTCCTCAAACGGCAGCATGCCGCGACCTGCGTACCGAGGCATCGCGGACACCCGCCCGCAGCCCGCTCGATCCGCGCCCTGGTCCTGCGCCTCGCCCGCGAGGACTCCTCGTGGGGATATCGCCGCATCCACGGCGAACTCACCGCCCTCGGAATCAAGGTCGCGGCCTCCACCGTCCGGGAAATCCTCAAAGAACAGGGCATCCCACCCGCTCCCGAACGCCAGAACACCACGTGGGCCGACTTCCTGCGCAGCCAGGCAGGCTCCCTGCTCTCCTGCGACTTCTTCGAAACTCGCACGCTGACCGGAGCACACCTGTACGTCTTCGCAGTCATCGAGCACTCCACCCGGCTCGGCGCCGCGGTGGGCGATCGCGGTGGACGGCAAGGCTCTGTCCGGCTCCGCGCACCGCCAGCAGCGCCACCGGCACCTGCTGTCCGCTGTCACCCACGCCCCCGCCGTCACCCTGGCCCAGCGTGAGGTGGGGGCCAAGACCAACGAGACGGCCGCCTTCCGCCCGCTGCTGGAACCACTCGAACTGGCCGGCACCGTGGTCACCTTCGACGCCCCGCACAGCGTCAAGGACCAGGTGCGCTGGCTGGTGCAGGAGAAGAAGGCCCACTACATCGCGGTGATCAAGGGCAATCAGCCGACCGCGTCGGCGCAGCTCAAGACGCTGCCGTGGGAGAAGGTGCCCGTGGCGCACACCGTCTCCCACGCCGGGCACGGGCGGCGGGAGTCCCGCTCGCTCAAGACCAGGGCCATCGCGGCAAACCTGGGCGGGATCGCCATCCCCGAAGCACGGCTGGCGCTACGCATCCCCCGGCGCCGACAGGAGTCCGGCAAGCGACAGACCCGGGAGACCGTCTACGCCGTCACCAGCCTCGACACCCACCAGGCCAGCCCTGCCGACCTGGGCGGATACGTGCGCTGGCACTGGGGAATCGAAAATTCAAGCCACCACGTCAGAATGTGACCTTCGCCGAGGACACCTCCACCGTCCACACCGGCAGCGCGCCGCGGGCGATGGCCTCCTTGCGGAACCTGGCCATCGGCAGGCTACGACTGTTGGGAGCGATAACATCGCCAAGACCACCCGAGCGATCCGGAACGCACCCGAACACGCCCTCTGGATCTGGGGCACCACCGGCAACCCACCCCTACCCGGAACTTGAATCCGCCCTGCCGTCAGAGACCACAAGATCGCGTGACGAGACCCGTCATGGCGTGGCGGGGGGCGGGGACGGACAACCTGATCTGGTGGTCCCAGTTCAACGGGACCTCCTGGTCCGCCCAACAGGCACTGACCGACCGTCGCACCGACGGATCGCCGGCCATGGGTTACTGACCGGTGTCGCCCTCTGCAGGCCGGTCGAGGGAAGCAACTGCCAAAGCGCTGGGGCGGTCTGCCGAGGTCGGCAGCATGCTCACCTCGGCGAGGGATAGCGCAACACCTGTTGCACCCGATAACGTCCTCGGTACTGCTGCTGAGCTGCGCCGATTCACCTTAGAGCCTTGGGCAACACCGACCGGCCCCAAAGAAGCTCGCACTCGACGGCGACGTCGCCTTCGATGGCGAGCTGATCGTGTGGGACAACAACCGGCTGGCGTTCGAACGGCTCCAAGGCCGGCTCAACCGTTCAGCCACGGCAACGTCGCAGCTAGCCGAACAGTGGCCCGCCCACTTCGTGCCTTCGATCTCTTGCGCCGCGGCGTCGACCTCACCAGGCAGCCCTACACCGCCCGCCGCGCAGCCCTGGTACAGCTCTTCGCAGAACAGAGCCTGGGTCCGCGCCTGGCGCTGTGTCCCTCAACCACCTATCCGGCGACCGCCGCCGAATGGCTGACGTGGTCCTCGGTCGGTATGGAAGGCCTGGTCTTCAAATCCCTTCGGCAACCGTATCTGGGTGGCAGGCGGGGATGGCGGAAGTACCGC includes:
- a CDS encoding pectinesterase family protein; the protein is MLSLSRGPALTSALAGVLCAAGLAATPAHAAAGVTLTVAHTGAQFSTIQSAVNAVPDNSATLYTISVAAGTYAEYLTVPAAKLHLTLAGATGNPADVRIDGSRYNGLAKPGGGTYGTEGSATVHVKADGFTAQHVTFRNLFSRQANPSVTGTQAVALAMEGDRQTYLDCDFSGHQDTLLSWNSTAGNSLRQYVRGGQIDGDVDFIFGNGTLVVDRSHINLLSDDGFTSGYLAAPATYGSNQYGILLTGDTVTSTFAAGRLYLGRAWKPSGDNVPQMVVRQTALPAAIRTTGPWTGISGATWTPGRYGEYANTGPGATVNSARPQLSAANAAAYTAAAYLAGSDGWNPAQ
- a CDS encoding ISAs1 family transposase, whose product is MDGKALSGSAHRQQRHRHLLSAVTHAPAVTLAQREVGAKTNETAAFRPLLEPLELAGTVVTFDAPHSVKDQVRWLVQEKKAHYIAVIKGNQPTASAQLKTLPWEKVPVAHTVSHAGHGRRESRSLKTRAIAANLGGIAIPEARLALRIPRRRQESGKRQTRETVYAVTSLDTHQASPADLGGYVRWHWGIENSSHHVRM